One part of the Aspergillus luchuensis IFO 4308 DNA, chromosome 5, nearly complete sequence genome encodes these proteins:
- a CDS encoding uncharacterized protein (COG:S;~EggNog:ENOG410PQIG): MYERHEPLDSQLTCRMWCVGTCLPAGILDTNGYLVRHQQQIHSLSLITDGTCPHAGRRLEGLSSLTALTDLEWEGIQHPFEMRTLCDCLRQNHRRLKAVSIGLLLNPNVPTSHEDILKVFWPPRAQDDCTPGEREWFPSLTSLTFSRVPFPDSLLQGGQPSPFRALKALTIRDCPNEQRFLQLLARAKDPLSLQHFEISSDYLRDSEDRLASIAIVEFLLSFRGLRRLYLKVANFPRFLPGLGDAIKHHQATLHGLVFHERRLMPIDAERLFEDLRDVNMASPNIPQILRHSSPAALGLCLRPVIARGMLLDIPERSSIKLLHLRLSGEERKHRHLRREIVSELRRIAEGGLWSRSRHGPTVAGLHLKPARKRSEAQDFLLLAQWAFGPTGLPALQILAFGDFSHDGRYREQQILIRRRSISEQPYPRVSSDGEYSISSSFCLVDRDDHSLWDDLPLDGTQFLSACPSTGLMESPYDL; encoded by the exons ATGTATGAAAGGCATGAGCCGCTGGACTCGCAACTGACTTGTCGCATGTGGTGCGTAGGGACCTGCCTTCCCGCCGGGATTCTGGACACCAACGGATACCTGGTCCGCCACCAGCAACAGATCCATTCGCTTTCCTTGATCACAGACGGCACCTGTCCTCATGCCGGCCGTCGTTTAGAGGGCCTGTCGAGTTTGACGGCCTTGACTGACCTGGAATGGGAAGGCATCCAGCATCCATTCGAAATGCGCACCTTGTGCGACTGTCTCCGACAAAATCATCGGCGGCTGAAGGCGGTATCCATTGGACTTCTGTTGAATCCGAACGTACCCACATCCCATGAGGATATTCTGAAGGTCTTCTGGCCACCTCGAGCGCAGGACGACTGCACGCCGGGCGAGCGGGAATGGTTCCCATCTCTCACATCCTTGACATTCTCTCGCGTCCCGTTCCCCGACAGTCTGCTGCAGGGCGGCCAACCGTCACCGTTCCGCGCGCTCAAGGCACTAACGATCCGAGACTGCCCCAACGAGCAgcgcttcctgcagctgttggcGCGAGCCAAGGATCCGTTGTCCCTCCAGCACTTCGAGATCAGCAGCGACTACCTGCGCGATTCAGAAGACCGATTGGCGTCCATTGCGATCGTCGAATTTCTACTCTCATTTCGTGGCTTGCGACGGCTGTACCTGAAGGTGGCCAACTTTCCCCGGTTCCTGCCGGGTCTTGGCGATGCCATCAAACATCACCAAGCCACGCTCCACGGTCTGGTTTTTCACGAGCGTCGGCTGATGCCAATCGACGCTGAAAGGCTGTTTGAAGATCTTCGCGATGTGAATATGGCATCCCCCAATATCCCGCAAATTCTACGGCATAGTTCCCCCGCCGCTCTTGGCCTCTGTCTCCGCCCGGTCATCGCG CGAGGTATGCTCTTGGACATCCCGGAACGCTCGTCAATAAAATTACTCCACCTCCGGTTaagcggagaggagaggaagcatCGGCATCTCCGCAGAGAGATCGTCTCAGAGCTGCGGAGAATTGCGGAAGGGGGGCTATGGTCCAGGTCGAGGCATGGACCAACAGTCGCAGGCCTCCACCTCAAGCCCGCTCGGAAACGGTCGGAAGCCCAAGATTTCCTCCTGCTTGCTCAGTGGGCTTTTGGACCTACGGGACTTCCTGCCTTGCAGATACTCGCCTTCGGTGACTTTTCGCACGATGGCCGCTATAGAGAACAACAGATCTTGATCCGGCGGAGGAGCATCAGTGAGCAGCCTTACCCGAGAGTTTCATCGGACGGGGAATACAGCATAAGCTCATCCTTTTGCCTGGTCGATAGGGACGACCATTCTCTCTGGGACGACCTGCCATTGGATGGGACTCAGTTTCTGTCCGCATGTCCAAGCACGGGGTTGATGGAGTCCCCCTACGACCTTTAG